In Ananas comosus cultivar F153 linkage group 10, ASM154086v1, whole genome shotgun sequence, the sequence tcaTAAATAGGTCAAAATCCAAAAGACTTGTCGACAATTCCAGCAAATTAGAGAAAGAaatttacaagaaaaataagagagaaTAAAGAAAAGCTGAAAAACAAAGAGAAGATAGAACCTTTTGTGAATGAAGAATTTCACCAATGTACATGACAAGAagaatgagaaaagaaaaaaaacagaagatatTATGTCGCAGTCAAAACTCCAAAACAGAAtttaatttttcgaaaaatatatGTCATAGGCTTTATTTATAGCCTTCGTAACATAATCCCACTCTAAATCAAATCTCAAGATTACAGAGATTTTTCAAATCAAAGATTATCAATAAATCTAATCCAAATTTAAGAAGCCTATAACCAAATCCTTATTTTTTAGGGATTTCTTTCATGCTGATGAATCCTAAATACCTTAAAGAATCACTAAGacaaattaagagaaaaaaaataattcccaaaattgaaacaaataaattttaaaatcataattaattttatggcCGCATCATCTGCATCCAGGCAAAATTCGATACACATCCATTTCCATTTTGATGGTTATGAAACTTAGCATTCCTTAAATATTCGTGTCGGCAAACAAGATGTCATTACGaatatgatttcatatctacTTCCATGCAAAATCCGATTCATATCTGCATCCGTTTTGATCAAATATGGTAATGCAATTTAGCATCCTTTTAACATCCACGTCTACATTCATATCTACAAATTAGGTATGGGTGCGAATATGGTTTCTTCTAATGTCAGACAGTATCTGACAGTTTTCAGCCCTATCTATGACATGCTATCGAGCAAACACAGTACTTAATTTTTATCTACCATACCACTGTAGCATACATTGGGGTTGTCTCATCAGATGTTTCATTTTTAACCTTGAAGCAAGTCATTCTTTGATTAACTTTTACATTAGGTGGCTGCAAATTCGGATTGTCTAGGATGCCTTGAAGGAAGGTTGCTATGACAACAATTAAGTGTTTCAATATTGAGGAGCCCTCAACAAAGACTGAAACTAGTTTTTCAATCTTTATACCTAATAATTGTACACTGTTTTTATTTGTAATATGCCCTTCCATTTATTTACTCATCGTAACTTTAGAAaagaaaagtcaaaatatttacaGATGAGCTTGACAAAATAAGACATAAGTCACATAATAAAAGAGCTATAACAAATTTATCAACAATTATAAAGAACATAAGTAATCGAAACTGTAAGCagccgtttggttcgggattaaggaggggataaggggttatgcCCCTCTTATCCCCAAACACCTTTTTGttggggtggggtttgttaaccccaccccaaaaagGGTTATCCCGGATAACCGGGGTGGGATTAACTAATTCCaccccaatttaatttttaattttaaatttttaatttttaatttttaatttaaaattttaaattaataattaaattttaaatttttattttatttttttaaatttaaaatttgatattttatattttaaatttaatttaatcttaaatttaaaatttataaatttaaatttttgaatttgagatttaaaaatttaattttattttgatttttcaatgtttaaagattatattataaatttaaaattttaattataaaatttaaaaattaattccaAATATAAGtagcaatattattatttttatttataaatacccactattcttcttatttcatTTATCTatacaattattattttcttattttcagaaCAACTCATTTTCTtagctgcgtttggttcgggtataagtaagaactgctagttctagggatagtacaagttcaggtataagcaggaactagaccatatttgcgtttggatgaaaattgggttgttcctaggaataaggtaaatagtgtttgatggttagattggaacaaaggaataagttataatttgaaattaaaattatattatgtaattaatagtaataaaaatattacttaaaaataataaaattaattattaataattaattataaatataaattaataatatggattgattaattaataattatatattattattaattattaataataataataataattattattcttatattaattataaataataaattaataataaattgattatctaattattaataaaattaatattaatattattataataataataattattattatttaattataaataataaattaataataatatccattatctaattattagaataagattattaattaattattaataattattattattattataataattaattattattataataaataataattaataataatatcgattatctaattattaataataaaatattaataattaataataaataataacaattattaattattaatattaattataaataataaattaataataatatcaattgtcattagaataataattataatatttattataaaaataaatattttaattatttataattaattataaataataataattaataataataattatctaattattaatatttaattataaataataaattatttaaattatttaattattaaagtaataaataatgatttaaatatattaattagattaattaataatttactgccattaaaattaaatttagattttaattaatcttgttctcatcaaggaacaagcttgttccagaaaacgggtggaacagcagttccagctttataccagctagttccagattcccaggaactactgttcccgggaaCCAAAcattgcgtttgggaacaaaggggggaataagggcttattcccccccttgttcccgaaccaaacactaccttaGTCTATTCCAGTCATAATTCTGAACTTATATCAATTTctgaaataactattttttacttaactccgaaccaaacgaagcctaagaagACTGCATTTGAAGGAAATCAAATCATACAACTTCCAAACAACCACCTTACCTCAATCTTTTTTAGATCCGGCGAACGCATCTAACATTCCACAGCAGTTCCACCACGCAGTCCGGTGCTCCAAAAGCGGTGCAGGAGCAGCCTGTGAGAATCCAATTGAGCAAGAAAGTCAGTACACATACTCTGTTCACTAAAATGAAGCATTAAGCAATGGTCAACACAACACCAAGTTCTCTTTCTCATCTTTGTGAGCACCTGAGTATTCACCTCTGTTTCCTCACTCTCTCGGCAGCACGGCTCTTCCTCCTCTCGAATACTCTCGCCGGCCGGACAATCCGAAGGATCCCATAAGACCGCTCTCTCCGCACTCTCATGAGACAACTTATCATCTCTCTCAATCAAAACATCAAACGGCTTATCCGCGCCCTCATCTGGCACTGGCACTGCCCCTGCCCCATCACCGACAGGTCGGACAACTCTCTTCTCGATCGCGATCGCGATCGCGATCTCCTCCGCAACTTTCACCTCTCCGACCGCCGCCTCATCCTCACCGCCGTCCGCCGCACCCTTCTTCTTTTCCCCATCCTCctcactgctgctgctgctgctgctgctgctgctgctgctactgctgctccCAGTATCATCCTTGGAGCTCTCTTCATTGTAGTGGATGTCCTTTTTGCTGTGGTTAAAATCTTTGGCCAAGGTGAAGAGAAGAATATAGAGTAAGGTAAACCACACAAAGAAAAGGAGGAAgaaggggagggagaggaggaggaggaggaggaggaggaggagagagaagagggaggaggaagaagggaaGGAGAGGGATAAGGGTTTGAAGAAGAGGTAGAGAGGGTAATAGTAATAGTAGTATTTTACAGAAACAACcttgagaggaagaagaggtggCAGGAGAGTTGAGTTTCTCTTTCACTTCTTCTTTATCCTTCTGTTTCTCTTTCtccaactctttctctctctcctcctttttccttctttgtGCTTTCCTCTTCCTGGGACCTGAGGGCATGGTaggcgatgatgatgatgatgatgatgatgatgatgatgataagcTCTTGCTCTTCTTCAATGAAAAACAAAGAGCTTTTGAGAAGCGTGGAAAATAATGGTggaggagaagggaagatgAAGGGATTAGTGGGGTATCAGAactgaaagagagagatggatcgTTTTTTTGGGTTTGAGAGGATGATGAAAGATTCGATATGCCTCCTCTCTCCGTGTTTTTTCTTCtgattttgcttttattttatttttgtcatctgtttttctgatttttttttttataatatgaattgttttgtttttttttttgagagagagagataaataacATACTATGcagttcatttattttatttaaaaataaatctaattaaaaatataaattaattaaaatttaaatttaaaattttagatactaaTCAATAAATTTTTGTCGGTTGCAATAGATACAATCGATCGATTAATATGAATTGTCGTTGTTTTTGAAATTGGATGGATGCAGACTGATGATGGCGTTGGTGGGTCAGTTGGGAAAGGGGAACGGTGGGGATCGGAGGGTTGGTAAAGTGACGATTCAAACTCCATTGGAGGGAACAAGTGCATGAATGCATCTGAGCACCATCCATACATcagttctttaaaaaaaatatttttcaatgaaAAAGTAGGAATCCGGCGTTTGTTTgctcgtaaaaaaaaattttcgcaaaaaaattttacgaatagtaaagaaaaattgtgttttcgTTTTCGCTCGAAGcaagcggaaaacgaaaattaTGGCCGCAAAAAATGTGGCGTTGCGAGGGAGGGCGGCAGTGGGCACGCGGTCTTGTGGACCGAGGGAGAGAGGTCCACTCTCCCTtgttctcttttatatatatatatatatatatactagttaatgCACGTGCGCTGCACGTATTAATTTGcatgttaaataaaaaatatattaaattattttaacattaaattaaaaatttatgtatatatattaaataatattaaatttatataataattaaataaataatatttttttcacaactaaataaatagtatttttatattagaagcccttgactaattaataattaataattatataaagttattaaatttgataaatttttaatataagtaaatataaaatttaaatttaaaaaataataaaagttgagaatctcagcaaaaaaataaaaacattagaGAGGCCTATTTAGAAATGGGGTAAGATCTCCCCATGCATTTTtactaaaagaataaaataataaaaagttgagGATGCTATTTCATAATTGCTTATAGTTGAAGGGATATCTAtaatttttacattaaaatgtaaaaaaaatgccTGCAGTATGACGTGTATATATCTTGTCCCTTCCTCTTGTGGTGAAGGTTGAGCAGTAGCCTTTTCTATAGCTCGATTATCTAATATCAAGTTAACTATGCgttacaaatattttattaaaataaaataaaattaagaatttaaaaatcgtagaaaaataaattgaattttataaaactaaattaataaaaaatatcatattattaaattCTTAATGGATCTTAATAATATTCTAATCTAACTTTAGAAAACTATAAGAAAAATGTTTATAGCACAATAAACAGCGATCTCAATTTCAGTTTTTGCAAATCAATCATttattctatttctattttttaatatatacatattggtaaaaaaagatgataatttattattttaatttaattaaataataaacgaCTTAAAAAAGATATCAACAATAAGctaaatatcaatatatattatataaggtcaaataatttttttatgtgaaACAAAGTCTTTATATAGTGAATTCAtcacaaattataaaataattattgaaaCTCATCTCTCTAAATAGTTATAAATTCAAACATATTacatattgtatatatttttaatttattttcatacaACCAACCTCTAAACAACCCACATAGGTATAAAGACAAAGAGCACTGTGATTTTAAAAAGCAGATACCAgtatagattattattattttttataagagaaTTTCAGATATAGATGTCAATaatatgcaaaaaaagaaatgtaaaaataaataatttattaaattcacacaataaaaattgaaagcaaaaaATCAATCGAACATATAATTGCAccataagaataaaattttcaaatattttataagcCTCCACAAAAATACCatatatttagtatatataatacaataatttataattcagataataaattaaaacaataaaaaaagagaaagaaaaaacttaTGATTCAAACTTATACATTTCTCCTGATAATCCCTTTCTCCTTCATTTTAAAATCCAGTTAATATCCGATATCCCGTAGTAACGAtacttcttctcttttttttcaagaaacaaattattaaaaataagaaaaaatttgtaaaaattaaacCCATTACTTTGTTTGTGGTAGAacagagaattaaaaaaaaatgtctaaaaatattctttagACATGAAAAGGCAATACAATACAATGTTTCATGTCTTTATTGCTTAAAGATGAATATTAATTGTAAGAAATTCTAAAACTCCTTATTATATGGAGATAGGCTCTTCACTTCTCCTTTTCGTTATTCATAAAAgaatgataatatttttttctttctcactaTTATTTGGAAGATGAAAGATTAGTTgtaaataattctaaaatttttcatttatagATAGGCCTTTTACCTTTCCTCTTCGTTACTcatacaatttatatttattaaattttcaaataaattaattgaaacATCTTAATTGAACCGTTATTCCataaaaatgattaattatttttttcttctcatttaTGTTTTTGAGAGATGAAAGATTAGATGtaaataatctaaaatttttcatttatagATAGGTCCTTTTAACTTCCCTCTTCCGTtactcatatatttatattattaaaattaaataaatgaattgaacaacttaaattttgattacaatAATATTATTGAATAATTACTATTAAGAGTGATTTATGgcattataaaaatattttatttatagatagaCTTTTCAGTTCCCCTCTTCCGTTctcataatttataatttactaaatattcaataaatttaattgaacaaCTTAAATTGAATTCACAAAATAATTATGATAACTACTATAAGTGATATGTaggttattttgtaatttaaatggaatgaaaaaaaaGGGTGAGACGAAACCAACAAACATATTTGCTTATATAATAAGAATATATGATAGCTGAGGTTATACTTTAAGTATAAATCATCTTGTActcatattttattaattaattatttgagaaCCACGAGTATAACTCCGGAAGGAGTGAGAAAACTTTCCATAAAAAAGGTCTATGGTTCGAAACATATATATTGGTCCGGCATTTGGCTGAGTTGTTGGACATCATCCATCAATAATTTCTAGAAGGGCGAGAGACTCACCATGTTCCAAAGATTGgaatttggattttaaattgtCACAAGGCCAGGGACGACAGCGGGCTACATTTTCAAGCTGTCGCTTGAGTAATAAGCACACGATTGCAACaatatctatatttttcttttaactaTTCAATGATATCGAGAAAATTGATCAGTAGACATTGAAAGAGCATTTGTTGCATCCCCCGCCTACAGGAATATTACCTTTGCATGCAGaagctctccttttttttttttttcccgatcTGAAGAGAAAAGGTTATATAATGTGAGATTTAATTTGTTGTTAGACGTGGCGGCAAGTGGGAAACAATGGGAATAATTATAACCACCATGATGATGGTTAAAAAGTTATTAGAAAGCCGCACTGCACcgcaaataaatataaatatttcagacaattacatatatatagctattaaaattttaatattgaaaaaattataactaaagaaatatttttaaaaaataagctatAAAATAATCTTACGTACATTataaaaaacaattttttattaatattttcttaaatttcaacatttataaagttaaattatactaataACTTTATTCAAAAAGttaatcaaatttttagttttgatagttattctataaataaatttttaaacttaaaaagttAAAGTTAGAGGATTTacttcaaattgaaaaaaaggtGAGGGTGACCTTTGCCTTGTTAAAATtgatgaaagaaagaaaactattACATACTCCTGGTGTATATTAGTATATCAGATGATTAATgttctaatataaaaatttaaaaatatatatataattcatgaagtttaataatttagattatgtttgatgaattaattttaaaatctctattaaagGATTTTAGGTATGTGGtacatatacaaatatatacttAGTCTagagaatatttaataaaaagcaCTTATAATTCCAAAAGAGCGGAAAATCTTTgcttgcacctggtgcatgCCAATACTTCATGCACTGCACATAGTATTAgatgattaataaaatatttgataattaatattataaaataaaatatatgatataatatatgtgTTACGAGTCGAATTCCTTGGCCGTTGACTCGGTCAA encodes:
- the LOC109716639 gene encoding uncharacterized protein DDB_G0279979-like isoform X1, producing MPSGPRKRKAQRRKKEEREKELEKEKQKDKEEVKEKLNSPATSSSSQDFNHSKKDIHYNEESSKDDTGSSSSSSSSSSSSSSSEEDGEKKKGAADGGEDEAAVGEVKVAEEIAIAIAIEKRVVRPVGDGAGAVPVPDEGADKPFDVLIERDDKLSHESAERAVLWDPSDCPAGESIREEEEPCCRESEETEVNTQAAPAPLLEHRTAWWNCCGMLDAFAGSKKD
- the LOC109716639 gene encoding nuclear localization sequence-binding protein-like isoform X2, whose product is MPSGPRKRKAQRRKKEEREKELEKEKQKDKEEVKEKLNSPATSSSSQDFNHSKKDIHYNEESSKDDTGSSSSSSSSSSSSSSSEEDGEKKKGAADGGEDEAAVGEVKVAEEIAIAIAIEKRVVRPVGDGAGAVPVPDEGADKPFDVLIERDDKLSHESAERAVLWDPSDCPAGESIREEEEPCCRESEETEAAPAPLLEHRTAWWNCCGMLDAFAGSKKD